A genomic window from Halogeometricum borinquense DSM 11551 includes:
- the lipA gene encoding lipoyl synthase — MSGRRKPDWLKMRPPSGRRFTDIKQTLRDRDLHTVCEEANCPNMGECWSGRDGPGTATFMLMGDRCSRGCNFCDVQTGGMEPLDPDEPANVAAAVAEIGLDYVVLTSVDRDDLPDQGASHFAQTIREIKQRDPSILVEVLIPDFQGDEEAVRKIIDAKPDVIAHNIETVERLQWPVRDRRANYEQSLSVLEQVKRESDIYTKTSIMLGLGEYDHEIYQTLSDLREADVDVVTLGQYLQPSRTHLDVFEYVHPDAFETWRQVAEDELGFLYCASGPMVRSSYKAGELFVDAIVRDGKSVEQARREARTAAGS, encoded by the coding sequence ATGAGCGGCAGGCGGAAGCCCGACTGGTTGAAGATGCGTCCGCCGTCGGGGCGACGTTTCACTGACATCAAGCAGACGCTCCGAGACCGCGACTTACACACCGTCTGCGAGGAAGCGAACTGCCCGAACATGGGCGAGTGTTGGAGCGGACGCGACGGTCCCGGCACAGCGACGTTCATGCTGATGGGCGACCGGTGTTCGCGCGGGTGCAACTTCTGCGACGTGCAGACCGGTGGGATGGAGCCGTTGGATCCCGACGAACCAGCGAACGTCGCCGCGGCAGTGGCCGAAATCGGACTGGACTACGTCGTCCTCACATCCGTTGACCGCGACGATCTGCCGGATCAAGGCGCATCACACTTCGCACAGACCATCCGCGAGATCAAACAGCGCGACCCGAGCATTCTCGTCGAAGTACTCATCCCCGACTTCCAGGGCGACGAGGAAGCGGTCCGGAAGATAATCGACGCGAAACCGGATGTCATCGCGCACAACATCGAGACGGTCGAACGTCTCCAGTGGCCGGTCCGCGATCGACGCGCGAACTACGAGCAATCGCTGTCGGTTCTCGAACAGGTCAAACGCGAGTCGGACATCTACACCAAGACGAGCATCATGCTCGGTCTCGGCGAGTACGACCACGAGATCTACCAGACGCTGTCTGATCTCCGCGAGGCCGATGTGGACGTAGTGACGCTGGGACAGTACCTGCAACCGTCGCGGACGCATCTCGACGTGTTCGAGTACGTCCATCCCGACGCGTTCGAGACGTGGCGACAAGTGGCCGAGGACGAGTTAGGATTCCTCTACTGCGCCTCCGGCCCGATGGTTCGGTCGTCGTACAAAGCGGGAGAGCTGTTCGTAGACGCCATCGTCCGCGACGGCAAGTCCGTCGAACAGGCGCGCCGGGAAGCACGAACTGCGGCCGGTAGCTGA
- a CDS encoding eCIS core domain-containing protein, with amino-acid sequence MGFRSVDRRADKSDHSSSVPSIQELTQDSDRSRGGGSLTPQGRESRFGLDMYMDGLEVKVQRLVRSHGADQVRDWADEGMTVDTMGKPRDMRAFRERQQGRSAEVPKDIERRNAKSVQRSRGAHHEASKAGDTKVPDLVRDVISSPGQTLETSIQRTMEERMGDNLGDVRIHTGPLAAKACEEINARAFTVGNHIAFNHGEYDLSSAEGQHVLAHELAHVRQQTGGAVSLLPQEGKLEIDPDKRLEREAEETAQRVMKGGKLGVYRMHNSKVHVQRFPNDEDVRETTDGVGAHGIQVPEYENLDLEQLFESFEGNRKKAVEQIRQNDDLWTSLLRTIAMDVIQSSIEANGTNVIEDALDRYHCNIVQHGHDPVRFMTGEEANEWHLELNPNDERPHKPDCIALEFKPASEDRLYKVTKEGRKLGSFLAREETITSEDDREAILDVLGLKEMWSDYDMVSQLSITGEETVSVLSSVVGTMTDDSPGVIEREGEPIERPGGEEQLWLSDFFPMEQFEMVGPLDDFQGGK; translated from the coding sequence ATGGGATTTCGATCTGTGGATAGGCGGGCGGACAAGAGTGATCACTCTTCTTCTGTCCCATCTATTCAAGAGCTGACGCAAGACTCTGATCGTAGCCGCGGTGGCGGTTCTCTCACACCGCAAGGGCGCGAATCTCGGTTCGGTCTCGACATGTATATGGATGGGCTGGAAGTCAAAGTCCAGCGTCTCGTCAGGAGTCATGGCGCAGACCAAGTCCGGGATTGGGCTGATGAAGGGATGACTGTCGATACCATGGGTAAACCGCGCGACATGCGTGCGTTCCGCGAACGCCAGCAGGGACGCTCTGCCGAAGTCCCAAAAGACATCGAACGCCGGAACGCTAAATCCGTTCAACGGAGTCGCGGCGCGCATCACGAAGCCTCGAAAGCCGGTGACACAAAAGTACCTGACTTGGTGCGAGACGTTATCTCCTCTCCGGGGCAGACGCTCGAAACCTCGATTCAGCGCACGATGGAGGAACGGATGGGCGACAACCTAGGTGATGTACGCATCCATACCGGTCCGTTGGCCGCCAAAGCCTGCGAGGAAATCAACGCGCGTGCGTTCACCGTCGGAAATCACATCGCGTTCAATCACGGCGAATACGACCTAAGTTCGGCGGAAGGCCAGCACGTCCTCGCTCACGAGTTAGCGCATGTGAGACAGCAGACGGGTGGTGCCGTGTCGTTGCTCCCTCAAGAAGGCAAGCTAGAAATTGACCCAGACAAACGTCTGGAGCGGGAAGCCGAAGAAACCGCTCAACGTGTGATGAAAGGGGGGAAACTCGGCGTCTATCGGATGCACAACTCCAAGGTGCACGTTCAGCGATTCCCGAACGACGAGGACGTTCGGGAGACAACTGACGGAGTGGGTGCGCATGGGATCCAGGTTCCAGAGTACGAGAATCTAGATCTGGAACAGTTGTTCGAGTCGTTCGAGGGGAACAGGAAGAAAGCAGTCGAACAAATCAGACAGAACGACGATCTCTGGACCTCACTGCTCCGTACGATCGCAATGGACGTCATCCAGAGTTCGATTGAGGCGAATGGAACCAACGTAATCGAGGACGCACTCGATCGATATCACTGTAACATCGTTCAGCACGGACACGACCCCGTTCGATTCATGACTGGTGAAGAGGCCAACGAGTGGCACCTCGAACTCAATCCGAACGACGAACGGCCGCACAAGCCAGACTGTATCGCCTTGGAGTTCAAACCGGCCAGCGAAGACCGCCTGTACAAAGTGACGAAAGAAGGAAGAAAACTGGGGTCCTTCTTGGCACGCGAAGAAACGATTACATCGGAAGATGATCGGGAAGCGATTCTTGATGTCCTCGGACTGAAAGAAATGTGGAGTGATTACGATATGGTGTCTCAGTTGTCGATAACCGGCGAAGAAACAGTCTCAGTTTTGTCTAGCGTCGTCGGTACCATGACGGACGACTCACCGGGAGTAATTGAGCGAGAGGGAGAGCCAATCGAACGTCCTGGTGGGGAAGAACAATTGTGGCTCAGTGATTTCTTCCCAATGGAGCAATTCGAGATGGTCGGTCCACTGGACGACTTCCAAGGAGGAAAATAA
- a CDS encoding DEAD/DEAH box helicase produces the protein MKVESVVPEFADAFGFDEFNRMQREAAPAILERDENVVAAAPTASGKTALAELAICRALRNDGTALFIAPLRALTNEKESEWERFEELGYSVYVVTGERDLNPRRAERADILVMTPEKTDSATRKHESARYSFITDVDCCVIDEVHLLDSDTRGGVLEVTVSRLRRICDPRVVALSATMPNVEDVANWLDAPPETTFEFGDDYRPVDLHAGVKTYSHGENSFADKYRRLYRAIDLSEQHIRDGGQALVFVSSRQDTVRAAGKARDELGKRDIPIGARGDYDFHNEAKELSNDSLRKAVPDGVGFHHAGLAKDDRDKVEAWFKEGKIQLLFSTSTLAWGVNLPARCVVIRDTKYHDPLEGEVDISPLDILQMLGRAGRPGYDDVGYGWVVCDRSDADKYRRLLREGKEIESRLAEDLDSHLNAEIAMGTIGDLEDVMSWLQTTFYYQRARSKPNEYDFDGLRERVRETLESLVARGFVEMESDLSIEATRLGRLASKYYLRLDTARRFASLCDRDTITDESILETVAGAAEFHDVSARQSEMDAVDSVLTGVDTTLEDGPRKVLAILYAGMSNSTPSDLRSDAWVIRQNGLRLLSALREFVDAFAGPRAANLARRVEARVEHGVSRDAVALTAVDGIGPNRASKLATGGLRSPRDVVEAGTAELTQAGLSDGVAKQVVQNARNFPDIDIAWGDFPDCIGTGENQMCEVRVRNRAGGATVGIRVTAVAGETGADEAEMTTKRTYLSDETAVHVGVFGAPADEVTYRVEVTFPDDPLHPITETRTVRVS, from the coding sequence GTGAAGGTCGAATCGGTCGTCCCCGAGTTCGCTGACGCCTTCGGTTTCGACGAGTTCAACCGGATGCAACGGGAGGCGGCCCCCGCCATCTTAGAGCGCGACGAGAACGTCGTCGCGGCCGCGCCGACCGCGAGCGGGAAGACGGCGCTCGCCGAGTTAGCGATCTGTCGCGCGCTCCGAAACGACGGCACCGCCCTCTTCATCGCCCCACTCCGCGCCCTTACGAACGAGAAGGAGTCCGAGTGGGAGCGCTTCGAGGAACTCGGCTACTCCGTCTACGTCGTCACCGGCGAACGCGATCTGAATCCCCGGCGCGCCGAACGCGCCGACATCCTCGTGATGACGCCGGAGAAGACGGACTCGGCGACGCGAAAACACGAATCCGCCCGCTACTCGTTCATTACCGATGTCGACTGCTGTGTCATCGACGAAGTCCACCTCCTCGATTCGGACACCCGTGGCGGCGTCCTCGAAGTCACCGTCTCGCGCCTGCGCCGTATCTGCGACCCGCGCGTCGTCGCCCTCTCGGCGACGATGCCGAACGTCGAGGATGTCGCAAACTGGTTGGACGCGCCGCCGGAGACGACGTTCGAGTTCGGTGACGACTATCGCCCCGTGGACCTCCACGCGGGCGTCAAGACGTACTCGCACGGCGAGAACTCCTTTGCGGACAAGTACCGACGGCTCTACCGCGCTATCGACCTCTCCGAACAGCACATCCGCGACGGCGGTCAGGCCCTCGTTTTCGTCTCCTCGCGGCAGGACACTGTCCGCGCTGCCGGGAAAGCCCGCGACGAACTCGGCAAGCGCGACATCCCTATCGGCGCGCGCGGTGACTACGACTTCCACAACGAGGCCAAGGAGTTGAGCAACGATTCGCTTCGCAAAGCCGTCCCCGACGGCGTCGGCTTCCACCACGCCGGGTTGGCGAAAGACGACCGCGATAAAGTCGAAGCGTGGTTCAAAGAAGGGAAGATTCAGCTACTCTTTTCGACCTCGACGCTGGCGTGGGGGGTCAACCTCCCGGCGCGGTGCGTCGTCATCCGCGATACGAAGTACCACGATCCACTCGAAGGCGAGGTGGACATCTCGCCGCTGGACATCCTCCAGATGCTCGGCCGCGCGGGACGCCCTGGATACGACGACGTGGGGTACGGTTGGGTCGTCTGCGACCGCTCGGACGCCGATAAATACCGCCGACTGCTCCGCGAGGGCAAGGAGATCGAGTCGCGCCTCGCGGAGGACCTCGACTCGCATCTCAACGCCGAGATTGCGATGGGAACTATCGGCGACCTAGAGGACGTGATGTCGTGGTTGCAGACGACGTTCTACTACCAGCGCGCGCGTTCGAAGCCGAACGAGTACGATTTCGACGGCTTGCGAGAACGCGTACGCGAGACGCTCGAATCGCTCGTCGCACGCGGATTCGTTGAAATGGAGTCTGACCTCTCTATCGAGGCGACGCGACTCGGCCGTCTCGCCTCGAAGTACTATCTCCGCCTCGATACCGCCCGTCGATTTGCCTCGCTTTGTGACCGCGACACCATCACCGACGAGTCGATTCTGGAGACCGTGGCTGGGGCCGCAGAGTTCCACGACGTGTCGGCGCGGCAGTCCGAGATGGACGCCGTCGATTCGGTTCTCACGGGCGTGGACACGACGCTCGAAGACGGCCCGCGGAAGGTACTCGCCATCCTGTACGCGGGGATGTCGAACAGCACCCCCTCTGACCTCCGGTCGGATGCGTGGGTCATCCGACAGAACGGGCTACGACTGCTTTCAGCACTCAGAGAGTTCGTTGATGCCTTTGCCGGCCCTCGCGCCGCCAATCTCGCCCGCCGTGTCGAGGCCCGCGTCGAACACGGTGTCTCGCGCGATGCCGTTGCTCTCACTGCCGTAGACGGTATCGGACCGAACCGTGCGAGCAAACTCGCCACGGGTGGCCTTCGCTCCCCGCGAGATGTGGTTGAAGCCGGAACCGCCGAACTCACACAGGCTGGACTTTCGGATGGCGTGGCAAAGCAGGTAGTGCAGAACGCGCGCAACTTCCCCGATATCGACATCGCGTGGGGTGACTTCCCAGACTGCATCGGAACGGGTGAAAACCAGATGTGCGAGGTTCGCGTCCGCAACCGCGCGGGCGGTGCGACGGTCGGCATCCGCGTCACTGCTGTCGCCGGCGAGACGGGTGCTGACGAGGCGGAAATGACGACGAAACGGACGTATCTCTCGGACGAGACTGCCGTCCACGTCGGGGTCTTCGGCGCACCCGCAGACGAGGTGACGTACCGCGTGGAAGTGACGTTCCCCGACGACCCGCTTCACCCGATTACAGAGACACGAACGGTTCGGGTGTCGTAG
- a CDS encoding HAD family hydrolase — protein MNVPDEAVLFDMDGVLVDSETYWHQFEDDWVFAAAIESGDPSHEEVTGMNYREIYDYLSETYGTTVTKAEFVAAYDDRAQSLYGEQVRLMDGANALFDDIRDDGRQLGIVSSAPQDWIGIVRDRFGLDPLDLVLSADDIDKPGKPEPHIYEHAAEAVGLDPQSCVVVEDSVHGVEAAVRAGAFTVAYRSTHNAELDLSRAAVVVDGPAELREVLFD, from the coding sequence ATGAACGTCCCCGACGAAGCGGTGTTGTTCGACATGGACGGCGTGCTGGTCGATTCAGAGACGTACTGGCACCAGTTCGAGGACGACTGGGTGTTCGCTGCGGCTATCGAATCCGGAGACCCGTCACACGAGGAGGTGACGGGGATGAACTACCGGGAGATCTACGACTACCTCTCCGAGACGTACGGCACCACGGTAACGAAAGCGGAATTCGTAGCAGCCTACGACGACCGCGCACAGTCGCTGTACGGCGAACAGGTGCGTCTGATGGACGGCGCGAACGCACTGTTCGACGACATCCGCGACGACGGGCGGCAGTTAGGAATCGTCTCCTCCGCACCGCAGGACTGGATCGGAATCGTCCGCGACCGGTTCGGTCTCGACCCGCTCGACCTTGTTTTGAGCGCGGACGACATCGACAAACCGGGCAAGCCAGAACCGCACATCTACGAACACGCGGCTGAAGCGGTCGGTCTCGACCCCCAGTCGTGCGTCGTCGTCGAAGACTCCGTCCACGGCGTCGAGGCGGCCGTACGGGCCGGCGCGTTCACAGTCGCCTACCGTTCGACGCACAACGCCGAGTTGGACCTCTCACGAGCGGCAGTGGTGGTCGATGGACCGGCGGAACTGCGTGAGGTATTATTTGACTGA
- a CDS encoding endonuclease NucS domain-containing protein: MSETIRVFAGDCTTTFEGSRSRTQRGRVVVVVKPDRTVLVHDADGYQPVSWLTRPDSLTVETDRSGFGLVARADEQVLRIRSHETSGWAEYPASEAGVPVGSHPQTGEPLVRVGGAVVGLDTETRYGLPAGATVVDETCDDCGLPKISAECGAVFELCVDRACESLDDAVRDRFDDEWTCPDCGSPLSIIRRGGRLLAGCSAYPDCETAFSIPAGVVVDDCDCGLPVFETARGRRCLDGTCAQFE; the protein is encoded by the coding sequence ATGTCAGAGACGATTCGTGTATTCGCAGGCGACTGTACGACGACGTTCGAGGGATCCCGTTCCCGCACCCAACGCGGCCGCGTGGTGGTCGTCGTGAAACCAGATCGAACCGTTCTCGTCCACGACGCCGACGGCTATCAGCCCGTGTCGTGGTTGACCCGTCCCGACTCGTTGACGGTCGAAACCGACCGCTCCGGGTTCGGACTCGTCGCGCGCGCCGACGAGCAGGTGCTTCGGATTCGGAGCCACGAGACCAGCGGCTGGGCGGAGTATCCGGCCAGCGAGGCGGGCGTTCCCGTTGGATCGCACCCGCAGACGGGTGAACCGCTCGTCCGCGTCGGCGGGGCCGTCGTCGGACTCGATACCGAGACGCGATACGGTCTCCCGGCGGGAGCGACGGTGGTAGACGAGACGTGCGACGACTGCGGACTCCCGAAAATCAGCGCCGAATGCGGAGCCGTCTTCGAACTCTGCGTAGACCGCGCCTGCGAGTCACTGGACGATGCCGTCCGCGACAGATTCGACGACGAGTGGACGTGTCCGGACTGCGGATCGCCTCTCAGTATCATTCGTCGCGGCGGCCGACTCCTCGCCGGGTGTTCGGCGTATCCGGACTGTGAGACGGCCTTTTCTATCCCTGCGGGCGTCGTCGTCGATGATTGTGACTGCGGATTGCCGGTGTTCGAGACGGCGCGCGGGCGGCGGTGTCTCGACGGGACGTGCGCGCAGTTCGAGTGA
- the endA gene encoding tRNA-intron lyase, whose product MDATLHDDVVRVGDDARQRFYDSRGYGRPLDGNRLELAPVEAAHLLSRGDLDDIDGMEFREFLAETGAALAFVVYKDLRDRGFYLSPAREEWPGVSDADGIDFVVYPRGKGPTDGDVEYRIRVIGERERVAAASLGDVVLAVVDEDGDLTYFDTDDDPDVGGTDDYIPPEGLDADLLSDRVVCYESPDEVYENGFYGQRLFGRNAEEGPLQLSLIEGAYLARRGVIDVDDEEVVALARDVEGDRFDRRLKTYAALRDAGSVPKSGFKFGADFRVYTDFETVSSLSHSADLVRVVTPDHAFFPRDLSLDVRLAGGVRKRMVFALTDANDGIDWLSVARLTP is encoded by the coding sequence ATGGACGCCACACTGCACGACGACGTCGTTCGGGTCGGGGACGACGCGCGTCAACGGTTCTACGATTCGAGAGGCTACGGTCGGCCACTCGACGGGAACCGACTCGAACTCGCGCCGGTCGAGGCGGCGCACTTGCTCTCTCGGGGAGACCTCGACGACATCGACGGTATGGAATTCCGCGAGTTCCTCGCGGAGACCGGCGCGGCGTTGGCCTTCGTCGTCTACAAAGACCTTCGGGACCGGGGATTCTACCTCTCTCCCGCGCGCGAGGAGTGGCCGGGTGTTTCCGACGCCGACGGCATCGATTTCGTCGTCTACCCGCGCGGAAAGGGACCGACGGACGGCGACGTGGAGTACCGAATCCGCGTCATCGGCGAACGCGAACGCGTGGCCGCTGCGTCGCTCGGGGACGTCGTTCTCGCCGTCGTGGACGAGGACGGTGATCTGACGTACTTTGACACCGACGATGACCCGGACGTGGGTGGGACGGACGATTACATACCGCCAGAGGGACTCGATGCGGACCTTCTCTCGGACCGCGTCGTCTGCTACGAATCGCCCGACGAAGTGTATGAAAACGGCTTCTACGGCCAACGGCTGTTCGGGCGCAACGCCGAGGAGGGGCCGCTGCAACTGTCGCTCATCGAGGGCGCATATCTCGCTCGCCGGGGTGTTATCGACGTTGACGACGAGGAGGTCGTCGCGTTGGCCCGCGACGTGGAGGGCGACCGGTTCGACCGCCGCCTGAAGACGTACGCGGCCCTCAGAGACGCTGGCTCCGTCCCCAAGAGCGGGTTCAAGTTTGGTGCTGACTTCCGCGTCTACACCGATTTCGAGACGGTGTCGTCGCTGAGTCACTCCGCCGACCTCGTTCGCGTCGTCACACCGGACCACGCGTTCTTCCCCCGTGACCTTTCGTTGGACGTTCGACTCGCTGGCGGGGTCCGGAAACGAATGGTTTTTGCGCTCACAGACGCCAACGATGGCATAGACTGGCTTTCGGTAGCCCGACTCACCCCATGA
- a CDS encoding tryptophan--tRNA ligase, which translates to MIRDDDIETDASVREDARTDGGTSAEGADDVALDPWGSSTISDYRKLFEEFGIEEFDEVLSDVPNPHYLMRRGVIFGHRDYRPVAEAMRDGDPFAVLSGFMPTGDPHIGHKLVFDEIIWHQQQGGDAYGLIADLEAHSARGMTWEEIDKHARDYLLSLLALGFDPEEGELYRQSDNRQLQDLSFELGSKANFSEFEAIYGFDSGTNVSHLQSVVTQMADILYPQLDEPKPTVIPVGPDQDPHVRLARDLAARMRFFKVTEAYASFELTDAERDLVASLYETLDPADFDDDDLRCVHVAQFLDGVTPEELDVVVDAETISSAQTKLNEAGMEPLRPRVRFLDANATDEAFDALVEAIDGEKRRYDEHIDAFDLSFEAADELAREVEVEHGGYGFVAPSSIYHRFMTGLTGGKMSSSIPASHISLLDDPEDGYNKVKSATTGGRETAEKQRELGGEADKCPVYELYAYLLSGDDDEFAKEVYDECVGGERLCGGCKEQAAELMRAFLEDHQEKREEMEELLDDLDISTDSQRRGVAPSDD; encoded by the coding sequence ATGATACGAGACGACGACATTGAGACCGACGCGTCGGTACGCGAGGACGCCCGCACAGACGGGGGTACCTCCGCAGAAGGAGCAGACGACGTAGCGCTCGACCCGTGGGGTTCCTCGACCATCTCGGACTACCGTAAACTGTTCGAGGAGTTCGGCATCGAGGAGTTCGACGAGGTGCTGTCGGACGTTCCGAACCCCCACTACCTGATGCGCCGCGGTGTCATCTTCGGCCATCGAGACTACCGCCCCGTTGCGGAGGCGATGCGCGACGGCGACCCGTTCGCCGTCCTTTCGGGGTTCATGCCGACGGGCGACCCCCACATCGGACACAAACTCGTCTTCGACGAGATCATCTGGCACCAACAGCAGGGCGGCGATGCGTACGGTCTCATCGCCGACCTCGAAGCCCACTCCGCGCGCGGCATGACGTGGGAGGAAATCGACAAGCACGCGCGCGATTACCTCCTCTCACTTCTTGCGCTCGGGTTCGACCCAGAGGAGGGCGAACTCTACCGGCAGTCGGACAACCGCCAACTGCAGGATCTCAGCTTCGAACTCGGGTCGAAAGCGAATTTCTCGGAGTTCGAGGCGATCTACGGCTTCGACAGCGGGACGAACGTCTCGCACTTACAGTCGGTCGTCACGCAGATGGCCGACATCCTCTACCCGCAGTTGGACGAACCCAAACCGACGGTCATTCCGGTCGGTCCGGATCAGGACCCGCACGTGCGTCTCGCACGCGACCTCGCCGCACGGATGCGCTTTTTCAAGGTCACAGAGGCGTACGCGAGCTTCGAACTCACGGACGCGGAACGCGATCTCGTCGCCAGCCTCTACGAGACGCTTGACCCGGCTGATTTCGACGACGACGACCTGCGCTGTGTCCACGTCGCGCAGTTCCTCGACGGCGTCACGCCCGAAGAACTCGACGTCGTCGTCGACGCCGAGACGATTTCCTCCGCGCAGACGAAACTCAACGAAGCGGGCATGGAACCGCTTCGCCCGCGCGTTCGGTTCCTCGACGCCAACGCCACCGACGAGGCGTTCGACGCTCTCGTGGAGGCTATCGACGGCGAGAAACGCCGCTACGACGAACATATCGACGCCTTCGATCTCTCGTTCGAGGCGGCTGACGAACTGGCCCGTGAAGTGGAGGTCGAACACGGCGGCTACGGATTTGTCGCGCCGTCGTCCATCTACCACCGCTTCATGACCGGTCTGACGGGCGGGAAGATGTCCTCGTCAATTCCTGCGAGTCACATTTCGCTCTTGGACGACCCCGAGGACGGCTACAACAAGGTAAAATCGGCCACGACCGGTGGCCGCGAGACGGCCGAGAAACAGCGCGAACTCGGCGGTGAGGCGGACAAATGTCCGGTTTACGAACTGTACGCCTACCTCCTGTCGGGCGACGACGACGAGTTCGCCAAAGAAGTGTACGACGAGTGCGTCGGTGGCGAACGCCTCTGTGGCGGGTGCAAAGAGCAGGCGGCTGAACTCATGCGCGCGTTCCTCGAAGACCATCAGGAGAAACGCGAAGAGATGGAGGAACTGCTGGACGACCTCGACATCTCCACCGACTCGCAGCGCCGCGGTGTCGCCCCCAGCGACGACTGA
- a CDS encoding ornithine cyclodeaminase family protein, with amino-acid sequence MADVRVLSDEQVASLLSLSDLLPEIERAFLKQGRGEVERPPRPHYPVGTETPGTALTMPAYVHGDPTYATKLAAVHESNAEKGLPTVNAQIAVTDAETGLPRAYLAGTRVTNARTGCIGGLAARELADAPVRLGVFGAGAQARWQTRAIASATNLERVRIYAPSESRAQCASDLRERLSDVAVSAVESPDPVLDGSNVVVTATTSTEPVFDGARLEPGTLVVAIGAFTESMRELDSETVRRASRLFADVPEEVAETGDFAYVGVDATDLTPFSDVFEAGTGRENDAEIVVVASVGSAVLDAVTAGYLYERAETDGVGTVVEL; translated from the coding sequence ATGGCCGATGTCCGCGTTCTCTCCGACGAACAGGTCGCCTCGTTGCTCTCGCTGTCGGATCTCCTGCCCGAGATCGAACGAGCGTTCCTAAAGCAGGGTCGCGGCGAGGTCGAGCGGCCACCGCGTCCGCACTACCCAGTCGGGACGGAGACGCCCGGAACCGCGCTGACGATGCCCGCGTACGTCCACGGCGATCCGACGTACGCGACGAAACTCGCCGCCGTCCACGAGTCGAACGCCGAAAAAGGACTCCCGACAGTGAACGCACAGATTGCCGTCACCGACGCCGAAACTGGTCTTCCGCGCGCGTACCTCGCGGGGACGCGCGTAACAAACGCCAGAACGGGATGCATCGGCGGCCTTGCGGCCCGCGAACTCGCGGACGCGCCCGTCAGACTCGGTGTGTTCGGCGCGGGCGCACAGGCGCGGTGGCAGACGCGCGCTATCGCGTCGGCAACGAATCTCGAACGGGTCCGAATCTACGCACCCTCCGAATCGCGTGCGCAGTGTGCTTCGGATCTCCGCGAGCGACTCTCGGACGTTGCCGTGTCAGCGGTCGAATCACCCGATCCAGTACTCGACGGATCGAACGTCGTCGTCACGGCGACGACCAGTACCGAACCGGTGTTCGACGGTGCGCGACTCGAACCGGGAACGCTCGTCGTCGCTATCGGCGCGTTCACAGAATCAATGCGTGAACTGGATTCTGAGACGGTCCGGCGTGCGAGCCGCCTGTTCGCAGACGTGCCCGAGGAAGTGGCTGAGACGGGCGACTTCGCGTACGTCGGCGTGGATGCGACGGATCTCACGCCGTTTTCCGACGTGTTCGAGGCAGGCACGGGCAGAGAAAACGACGCTGAGATAGTCGTCGTCGCCAGCGTCGGGTCGGCGGTGCTGGACGCGGTGACGGCAGGGTATCTGTACGAACGGGCAGAAACGGACGGAGTCGGAACGGTCGTCGAACTGTAA